In one Tachysurus fulvidraco isolate hzauxx_2018 chromosome 16, HZAU_PFXX_2.0, whole genome shotgun sequence genomic region, the following are encoded:
- the LOC113644530 gene encoding E3 ubiquitin-protein ligase pellino homolog 2 isoform X3, whose product MWPISIKYNGSLPGGDKGRKRSRFALYRRAKANGVKPSTVHILSNPQDSKAVNSRGQHSISFTLSRNQTVVVEYCHDDDTDMFQIGRSTESPIDFVVTDTPGGSKESEDSVAPSTISRFACRVVCERNPPYTARIYAAGFDSSKNIFLGEKATKWKNPDGQMDGLTTNGVLVMHPQGFPEESKQGMWREISVCGNVYTLRETRSGPIRGQLAQGESSALKDGSLVDLCGATLLWRTAEGLLKAPTLRHLDALRLELNAARPQCPVGLSTLAFPSLPRSHSLEERQPWAYLTCGHVHGRHDWGQKPEHSRECEGGPNTGCRRECPLCRSLGPYVPLWLGCEPAFYVDAGAPTHTFVPCGHVCSERTAKYWAETSLPHGTHAFQPICPFCSTPLTGRPGFTRLIFQGPVD is encoded by the exons ATGTGGCCAATATCCATAAA GTACAATGGCTCCCTTCCTGGTGGAGATAAGGGGAGGAAAAGGAGCCGCTTTGCTCTTTACAGAAGGGCAAAGGCTAACGGTGTTAAGCCAAGCACTGTGCATATCCTCAGCAATCCACAGGACAGcaag GCAGTTAATAGCAGGGGGCAGCACAGTATCTCCTTCACACTCTCTAGGAATCAAACTGTGGTGGTGGAATACTGTCATGATGATGACACAGATATGTTCCAG ATTGGCAGATCCACTGAGAGCCCCATAGACTTTGTGGTGACTGATACACCAGGAGGATCAAAAGAGAGCGAGGACTCTGTTGCACCCAGCACCATCTCACGCTTTGCCTGCAGAGTTGTGTGTGAACGCAACCCCCCCTACACTGCCCGGATTTATGCAGCTGGCTTTGACTCCTCCAAAAACATTTTCCTTGGG GAAAAAGCAACAAAGTGGAAGAACCCAGATGGTCAGATGGATGGCCTAACAACCAATGGAGTACTGGTGATGCATCCACAAGGTTTCCCAGAGGAGTCCAAGCAGGGCATGTGGAGGGAGATTTCTGTCTGTGGAAATGTCTACACTCTGAGAGAGACCAGGTCTGGCCCCATCCGTGGACAGCTG GCTCAGGGTGAAAGCAGCGCTCTGAAGGATGGCTCTCTGGTGGACCTGTGTGGTGCAACGTTGCTGTGGCGCACAGCCGAAGGCCTTCTCAAAGCTCCTACTTTGCGTCACCTGGACGCACTGCGTCTGGAGCTGAATGCAGCACGTCCACAATGCCCCGTGGGCCTGAGCACGTTGGCGTTTCCCAGCCTACCCCGTAGCCACAGCCTGGAGGAACGCCAGCCCTGGGCCTACCTTACCTGTGGCCATGTGCACGGCCGACATGACTGGGGCCAGAAGCCTGAGCACAGCCGCGAGTGTGAGGGAGGCCCTAACACAGGTTGCAGACGGGAGTGCCCTCTGTGTCGATCACTAGGGCCTTACGTGCCCTTGTGGCTGGGCTGTGAGCCTGCATTCTATGTGGACGCAGGGGCTCCCACCCACACTTTTGTTCCCTGCGGCCATGTGTGCTCTGAGAGGACTGCAAAGTATTGGGCTGAGACATCGCTGCCACACGGGACCCACGCCTTCCAGCCCATATGCCCATTTTGCTCTACGCCTTTGACAGGCAGACCTGGCTTCACCCGCCTCATCTTTCAAGGGCCTGTCGATTGA
- the LOC113644530 gene encoding E3 ubiquitin-protein ligase pellino homolog 2 isoform X1, whose amino-acid sequence MLSPNQNEHDRSKDPVKYGELVILGYNGSLPGGDKGRKRSRFALYRRAKANGVKPSTVHILSNPQDSKAVNSRGQHSISFTLSRNQTVVVEYCHDDDTDMFQIGRSTESPIDFVVTDTPGGSKESEDSVAPSTISRFACRVVCERNPPYTARIYAAGFDSSKNIFLGEKATKWKNPDGQMDGLTTNGVLVMHPQGFPEESKQGMWREISVCGNVYTLRETRSGPIRGQLAQGESSALKDGSLVDLCGATLLWRTAEGLLKAPTLRHLDALRLELNAARPQCPVGLSTLAFPSLPRSHSLEERQPWAYLTCGHVHGRHDWGQKPEHSRECEGGPNTGCRRECPLCRSLGPYVPLWLGCEPAFYVDAGAPTHTFVPCGHVCSERTAKYWAETSLPHGTHAFQPICPFCSTPLTGRPGFTRLIFQGPVD is encoded by the exons GTACAATGGCTCCCTTCCTGGTGGAGATAAGGGGAGGAAAAGGAGCCGCTTTGCTCTTTACAGAAGGGCAAAGGCTAACGGTGTTAAGCCAAGCACTGTGCATATCCTCAGCAATCCACAGGACAGcaag GCAGTTAATAGCAGGGGGCAGCACAGTATCTCCTTCACACTCTCTAGGAATCAAACTGTGGTGGTGGAATACTGTCATGATGATGACACAGATATGTTCCAG ATTGGCAGATCCACTGAGAGCCCCATAGACTTTGTGGTGACTGATACACCAGGAGGATCAAAAGAGAGCGAGGACTCTGTTGCACCCAGCACCATCTCACGCTTTGCCTGCAGAGTTGTGTGTGAACGCAACCCCCCCTACACTGCCCGGATTTATGCAGCTGGCTTTGACTCCTCCAAAAACATTTTCCTTGGG GAAAAAGCAACAAAGTGGAAGAACCCAGATGGTCAGATGGATGGCCTAACAACCAATGGAGTACTGGTGATGCATCCACAAGGTTTCCCAGAGGAGTCCAAGCAGGGCATGTGGAGGGAGATTTCTGTCTGTGGAAATGTCTACACTCTGAGAGAGACCAGGTCTGGCCCCATCCGTGGACAGCTG GCTCAGGGTGAAAGCAGCGCTCTGAAGGATGGCTCTCTGGTGGACCTGTGTGGTGCAACGTTGCTGTGGCGCACAGCCGAAGGCCTTCTCAAAGCTCCTACTTTGCGTCACCTGGACGCACTGCGTCTGGAGCTGAATGCAGCACGTCCACAATGCCCCGTGGGCCTGAGCACGTTGGCGTTTCCCAGCCTACCCCGTAGCCACAGCCTGGAGGAACGCCAGCCCTGGGCCTACCTTACCTGTGGCCATGTGCACGGCCGACATGACTGGGGCCAGAAGCCTGAGCACAGCCGCGAGTGTGAGGGAGGCCCTAACACAGGTTGCAGACGGGAGTGCCCTCTGTGTCGATCACTAGGGCCTTACGTGCCCTTGTGGCTGGGCTGTGAGCCTGCATTCTATGTGGACGCAGGGGCTCCCACCCACACTTTTGTTCCCTGCGGCCATGTGTGCTCTGAGAGGACTGCAAAGTATTGGGCTGAGACATCGCTGCCACACGGGACCCACGCCTTCCAGCCCATATGCCCATTTTGCTCTACGCCTTTGACAGGCAGACCTGGCTTCACCCGCCTCATCTTTCAAGGGCCTGTCGATTGA
- the LOC113644530 gene encoding E3 ubiquitin-protein ligase pellino homolog 2 isoform X2, translating to MKDNKRSCLQCLYNGSLPGGDKGRKRSRFALYRRAKANGVKPSTVHILSNPQDSKAVNSRGQHSISFTLSRNQTVVVEYCHDDDTDMFQIGRSTESPIDFVVTDTPGGSKESEDSVAPSTISRFACRVVCERNPPYTARIYAAGFDSSKNIFLGEKATKWKNPDGQMDGLTTNGVLVMHPQGFPEESKQGMWREISVCGNVYTLRETRSGPIRGQLAQGESSALKDGSLVDLCGATLLWRTAEGLLKAPTLRHLDALRLELNAARPQCPVGLSTLAFPSLPRSHSLEERQPWAYLTCGHVHGRHDWGQKPEHSRECEGGPNTGCRRECPLCRSLGPYVPLWLGCEPAFYVDAGAPTHTFVPCGHVCSERTAKYWAETSLPHGTHAFQPICPFCSTPLTGRPGFTRLIFQGPVD from the exons ATGAAGGATAATAAACGTTCATGTTTACAGTGCCT GTACAATGGCTCCCTTCCTGGTGGAGATAAGGGGAGGAAAAGGAGCCGCTTTGCTCTTTACAGAAGGGCAAAGGCTAACGGTGTTAAGCCAAGCACTGTGCATATCCTCAGCAATCCACAGGACAGcaag GCAGTTAATAGCAGGGGGCAGCACAGTATCTCCTTCACACTCTCTAGGAATCAAACTGTGGTGGTGGAATACTGTCATGATGATGACACAGATATGTTCCAG ATTGGCAGATCCACTGAGAGCCCCATAGACTTTGTGGTGACTGATACACCAGGAGGATCAAAAGAGAGCGAGGACTCTGTTGCACCCAGCACCATCTCACGCTTTGCCTGCAGAGTTGTGTGTGAACGCAACCCCCCCTACACTGCCCGGATTTATGCAGCTGGCTTTGACTCCTCCAAAAACATTTTCCTTGGG GAAAAAGCAACAAAGTGGAAGAACCCAGATGGTCAGATGGATGGCCTAACAACCAATGGAGTACTGGTGATGCATCCACAAGGTTTCCCAGAGGAGTCCAAGCAGGGCATGTGGAGGGAGATTTCTGTCTGTGGAAATGTCTACACTCTGAGAGAGACCAGGTCTGGCCCCATCCGTGGACAGCTG GCTCAGGGTGAAAGCAGCGCTCTGAAGGATGGCTCTCTGGTGGACCTGTGTGGTGCAACGTTGCTGTGGCGCACAGCCGAAGGCCTTCTCAAAGCTCCTACTTTGCGTCACCTGGACGCACTGCGTCTGGAGCTGAATGCAGCACGTCCACAATGCCCCGTGGGCCTGAGCACGTTGGCGTTTCCCAGCCTACCCCGTAGCCACAGCCTGGAGGAACGCCAGCCCTGGGCCTACCTTACCTGTGGCCATGTGCACGGCCGACATGACTGGGGCCAGAAGCCTGAGCACAGCCGCGAGTGTGAGGGAGGCCCTAACACAGGTTGCAGACGGGAGTGCCCTCTGTGTCGATCACTAGGGCCTTACGTGCCCTTGTGGCTGGGCTGTGAGCCTGCATTCTATGTGGACGCAGGGGCTCCCACCCACACTTTTGTTCCCTGCGGCCATGTGTGCTCTGAGAGGACTGCAAAGTATTGGGCTGAGACATCGCTGCCACACGGGACCCACGCCTTCCAGCCCATATGCCCATTTTGCTCTACGCCTTTGACAGGCAGACCTGGCTTCACCCGCCTCATCTTTCAAGGGCCTGTCGATTGA